A part of Terriglobus roseus genomic DNA contains:
- a CDS encoding ArnT family glycosyltransferase — MTRRIDAQERAPISVTWLFAPVFAAVTLLHLTLLRLPYFWDEGGYYIPAAWDFFRLGTVIPVTTVRNAHPPLPSVVMAAWWKIFGFHILSTRLLMCVVTTFALLAVFKLARMFVGQAAAFAVLVLTAIYPVWFAQSTLAHADMFAAAFTLWALCFYADRPGWTLSRSHNSVGRNAVWVATLFSLACMAKETAIVIPAALFCFEVMLLADRRPAVMARIHGDALPEDAERPHRLDWRWLLTLVVPALVLVLWYVYHHWKTGFTFGNPEYLRYNATANMSIKRVLSSLRHRLVHLTTHMNLFLPVIATVVIFLLPSRTGKPMLPRPALRMIAVLLVVQWVAFSVLGGALLTRYVLPAYPLLLMVCVAAWQSRTQRWPLIAGLSLAAFAIGCEVNPPYPFAPEDNLAYRDMIVVHEHAINFVTRRYPQATVLTAWPVLADLQRPELGYLKTPMKTAAVENFSREELRKATVDPGAYDVVIVFSTKYDPPVGGLNLAGHSRDDDKRFYDWHADLLPAEAAALLHGQVVWEEDRKGEWAAVITFPRGYDVRLRLPFRGMAGGRQL, encoded by the coding sequence GTGACACGCAGGATCGACGCACAGGAACGCGCGCCGATCTCTGTCACGTGGCTCTTCGCTCCTGTGTTTGCAGCGGTTACTCTGCTGCACCTTACGCTGCTGCGCCTTCCTTACTTCTGGGATGAAGGCGGCTATTACATTCCTGCGGCATGGGACTTCTTCCGTTTAGGAACGGTCATTCCGGTAACAACCGTACGCAATGCGCATCCGCCGCTACCGAGCGTTGTGATGGCGGCGTGGTGGAAGATTTTCGGCTTTCACATTCTTTCGACACGTTTGTTGATGTGCGTGGTCACAACATTCGCACTGCTGGCCGTGTTCAAGCTGGCGCGGATGTTTGTGGGACAGGCTGCGGCGTTTGCCGTGTTGGTGCTCACAGCGATTTATCCCGTCTGGTTTGCGCAGAGCACGCTGGCACATGCGGATATGTTTGCTGCGGCGTTTACGCTGTGGGCGCTTTGTTTTTATGCGGACCGACCGGGATGGACCTTATCTCGTTCGCATAATTCTGTTGGTCGTAATGCGGTGTGGGTTGCGACGTTGTTTTCGCTGGCTTGTATGGCGAAGGAAACAGCGATTGTTATACCCGCTGCGTTGTTTTGTTTTGAGGTGATGCTGCTGGCGGATCGTCGGCCTGCGGTGATGGCTCGCATTCATGGCGATGCTTTGCCGGAAGATGCTGAGCGGCCTCATCGTTTGGATTGGCGGTGGTTGCTGACGCTGGTTGTGCCTGCTTTGGTGCTGGTGCTTTGGTACGTGTATCACCACTGGAAGACTGGCTTCACGTTCGGCAATCCTGAGTATTTGCGCTACAACGCTACGGCGAATATGTCGATTAAGCGCGTGCTTTCGTCGTTGCGGCATCGGCTGGTTCATCTGACGACGCACATGAATCTTTTCCTGCCAGTGATAGCAACTGTTGTGATTTTTCTGCTGCCTTCGCGGACGGGGAAACCGATGCTTCCAAGACCCGCGTTGCGCATGATTGCGGTGTTGCTGGTGGTGCAGTGGGTTGCGTTTTCAGTGCTTGGCGGCGCGCTGCTTACGCGTTATGTGCTGCCTGCTTACCCGCTGTTGTTGATGGTATGTGTGGCTGCCTGGCAGAGCCGAACGCAGCGTTGGCCGTTGATTGCAGGGCTATCGCTCGCGGCGTTTGCGATTGGGTGCGAGGTGAATCCACCGTACCCTTTTGCGCCGGAAGATAACCTGGCGTATCGCGACATGATTGTGGTGCATGAGCACGCGATCAATTTTGTGACGAGACGGTATCCGCAGGCGACCGTGCTGACAGCATGGCCAGTGCTGGCCGATTTGCAACGACCTGAGTTGGGTTATCTCAAGACGCCGATGAAGACTGCGGCTGTCGAGAACTTCTCGCGTGAGGAGTTGCGCAAGGCAACGGTGGACCCCGGTGCGTATGACGTGGTGATTGTGTTTTCCACAAAGTATGACCCGCCGGTAGGTGGATTGAACCTGGCCGGGCATAGCCGAGATGATGACAAGCGCTTCTACGACTGGCATGCCGATCTTCTGCCTGCGGAGGCCGCTGCCCTGCTGCATGGGCAGGTGGTGTGGGAGGAAGATCGCAAGGGTGAGTGGGCCGCGGTGATTACGTTTCCGCGTGGCTATGATGTGCGCTTACGACTTCCGTTTCGCGGCATGGCAGGGGGCCGCCAACTATAA
- a CDS encoding tetratricopeptide repeat protein, whose product MRLTSFSRIAVVAVATVVPAFSAQAQEEAGGRVVLVLPFDNRSGQANLDWIGESFANTLNARLQSAGFLTITRDDRVYALDHLGLPEGFRPSRATTIRIAQTLDAQFVVVGNFTVADGTVTANAQVLAVNKLNMTAPLEQSAGLPRLLDVENNLAWLVARTMDPKLNVSQTTFEAASAGLKLDAYESYIRGLTAPTADERLNRLKTAVQLAPNNTEALLALGKMQYTRGDYEAAAATLGKIPTSDPLALEAGFYRGLALFNNAKYAEAEGAFATVSTKLPLPEVVNNQGVAMARQHKDGIGQLTRASQADPQDADYHFNLAVSYRRKGDNVHAKEQIDQAVKIRPNEAEAKQLQAVLGGTQQAPAGFDPQERIRRTYSEAAFRQAAFQLDLIRAAHLASLPADQQAAAYTQAGQDYLNQGLVLEAEREFQSALQADPKSSEAHVGLAMVRERSGNADDARKEAQASLNAKPNAAAYLVMARLDISANNNVAAASDVGNALRLEPQNGSALAMKNLLAGRGVSLP is encoded by the coding sequence ATGCGTCTGACCTCATTCAGCCGGATTGCTGTTGTGGCTGTTGCCACCGTTGTTCCGGCCTTTTCGGCGCAAGCCCAGGAAGAAGCCGGTGGGCGCGTGGTACTGGTGCTGCCGTTTGATAACCGCTCCGGACAGGCGAACCTGGATTGGATTGGCGAGTCGTTTGCCAACACGCTGAATGCACGATTGCAGTCGGCTGGCTTTCTGACAATCACTCGCGATGATCGCGTGTATGCGCTGGATCATCTTGGATTGCCGGAAGGATTTCGGCCTTCACGCGCTACAACCATTCGCATTGCACAGACGCTGGATGCGCAGTTTGTGGTGGTGGGTAACTTCACCGTTGCCGACGGAACCGTTACTGCCAACGCGCAGGTACTAGCAGTGAACAAGCTAAACATGACGGCTCCGCTTGAGCAGAGTGCCGGATTGCCGCGACTGCTGGATGTTGAGAACAACCTGGCGTGGCTAGTGGCACGCACCATGGACCCGAAGTTGAATGTGTCGCAAACGACGTTTGAGGCGGCATCGGCGGGATTGAAGCTGGATGCGTATGAGAGCTACATCCGCGGGCTTACAGCTCCTACCGCGGATGAACGTTTAAACCGCCTGAAGACTGCAGTGCAGCTTGCGCCGAACAACACCGAAGCACTGCTGGCACTAGGCAAAATGCAATACACGCGCGGCGATTATGAAGCGGCTGCTGCGACGCTGGGCAAGATTCCGACGAGTGATCCGCTGGCGTTGGAGGCTGGGTTTTATCGTGGGCTGGCGCTGTTCAACAATGCGAAGTATGCCGAGGCCGAGGGTGCGTTTGCTACGGTGAGTACGAAGCTGCCGCTGCCGGAAGTGGTGAATAACCAGGGTGTGGCGATGGCTCGCCAACATAAAGACGGCATCGGACAACTGACTCGGGCTTCGCAAGCTGACCCACAGGATGCGGACTACCACTTCAATCTTGCGGTCAGCTATCGCCGCAAGGGCGATAACGTTCACGCCAAGGAACAGATTGATCAGGCGGTGAAGATTCGTCCGAATGAAGCTGAAGCGAAGCAGCTTCAGGCGGTGCTTGGCGGGACGCAGCAGGCACCCGCAGGGTTTGATCCGCAGGAGCGCATTCGTCGCACCTATTCTGAAGCGGCATTCCGTCAGGCGGCGTTTCAGTTGGACCTGATTCGCGCAGCGCATCTTGCTTCGTTGCCGGCAGATCAGCAGGCGGCTGCTTATACGCAGGCGGGACAGGATTATCTGAACCAGGGATTGGTGCTGGAGGCGGAACGCGAGTTCCAGTCGGCATTGCAGGCCGATCCGAAATCGTCGGAGGCGCATGTGGGGTTGGCGATGGTTCGTGAGCGTTCTGGCAATGCCGATGATGCGCGTAAGGAAGCGCAGGCAAGTTTGAATGCCAAGCCGAATGCTGCCGCTTACCTGGTGATGGCGCGGCTGGACATTAGCGCGAACAACAACGTTGCCGCTGCGTCAGACGTGGGCAATGCGTTGCGATTGGAGCCGCAGAACGGTTCGGCGTTGGCGATGAAAAATCTGCTGGCGGGACGTGGAGTATCGCTCCCATGA
- a CDS encoding NfeD family protein, with amino-acid sequence MKRLLLLLLVLWGSASLLHVEAVQPAKPAPQPRVIVIEFHDTLQPERADVFVNSLRRANKLRAAAIVVNLSSPGGMSESADRMVAAMRGSKTPIIVWLGSGNSRVSGEALRLVAEADVALMDKTSYLTPLWTDTPRKLRPQERSAGSKRLTLELADAQRRHGRRLDGVDELSSGIHWFNAADALQMGLIDGAAEKQPDVFRYLRDTGYRKNGTVTTVDLTHARVEYDWPSPQTDLLLALMNPNLCVLLLTLGLLLIYLEIHTPGVVVPGAAGVLLILLAVYSLNRLPVTGLGVSLCLFAMALMALEAKSTRHGMFASVGVVCMVLGLGWLVKGPLPALQVSWATAIGAGVGFGGVTATLMVMGFEARRSKVRTGSDAMLGWLAIAQTPLSPEGHILVRGELWKARLTSKDGAVAAGGHVKVLRADGMLLEVTAVPLASGVEQQGVGSV; translated from the coding sequence ATGAAGCGACTTCTTCTGCTGCTTTTGGTGTTGTGGGGTTCGGCCTCTCTCTTGCACGTTGAAGCTGTCCAACCGGCTAAGCCCGCGCCGCAACCGCGTGTCATCGTGATTGAGTTTCATGACACGCTGCAACCGGAGCGCGCGGATGTATTCGTGAATTCCCTGCGACGCGCGAATAAGCTGCGCGCTGCGGCGATTGTGGTGAATCTGAGTTCGCCGGGCGGCATGAGTGAATCCGCAGATCGCATGGTGGCGGCGATGCGGGGTTCGAAGACGCCGATCATTGTGTGGCTGGGTAGCGGAAACAGCCGCGTAAGTGGAGAGGCGCTGCGCCTGGTGGCAGAGGCCGATGTGGCCTTGATGGATAAGACCAGTTACCTGACTCCACTGTGGACAGATACGCCCCGCAAACTGCGTCCACAGGAGCGTTCCGCAGGAAGCAAGAGGCTAACCCTTGAGCTGGCGGATGCACAGCGTCGGCATGGACGGCGACTGGATGGTGTGGATGAACTGAGCAGCGGCATTCACTGGTTCAACGCGGCCGATGCGCTGCAAATGGGTTTAATCGACGGCGCAGCAGAGAAACAGCCGGATGTGTTTCGCTATCTCAGGGACACGGGGTATCGCAAGAACGGTACCGTCACAACGGTGGACCTGACTCACGCTCGCGTGGAATATGACTGGCCGTCGCCGCAAACGGATCTTTTGCTGGCGCTGATGAATCCGAATCTTTGTGTTCTGCTGCTGACGCTGGGATTGCTGCTGATCTATCTGGAAATTCATACTCCGGGTGTCGTTGTGCCTGGGGCAGCAGGGGTTCTGCTGATTCTGCTGGCGGTGTATTCGCTAAACCGGCTGCCGGTGACCGGCCTCGGAGTGTCGCTGTGCCTTTTTGCGATGGCCTTGATGGCGCTGGAAGCGAAGAGCACCCGGCACGGAATGTTTGCGTCGGTAGGCGTCGTCTGCATGGTGCTGGGGCTGGGCTGGCTGGTGAAGGGGCCGCTTCCGGCGCTGCAAGTGAGCTGGGCAACCGCAATTGGAGCCGGAGTTGGCTTTGGTGGCGTTACCGCCACGCTGATGGTGATGGGCTTTGAGGCTCGCCGCTCCAAGGTTCGGACCGGTTCCGATGCGATGCTTGGATGGCTGGCGATTGCGCAGACGCCGCTGTCACCGGAGGGCCATATTTTGGTCCGCGGGGAGCTGTGGAAGGCTCGCCTGACCTCAAAGGATGGCGCCGTGGCAGCAGGCGGACACGTAAAAGTACTGCGCGCCGATGGCATGTTGCTGGAGGTGACGGCTGTTCCCCTTGCCTCAGGCGTGGAGCAACAAGGGGTTGGAAGCGTCTAA
- a CDS encoding SPOR domain-containing protein, with protein sequence MSSLFDTDDDLSLRTRRGAEDRSRERAVEMADSPADREVTLNTGTVLALFFALALICAVFFGFGYSMGRKSTQAPVTAASSSTTDSSADDTASHNTASDKPAPGSPAIQPVPGYMSQQEANDANSKSTQSVATAPARPAAVAPAAPAPAHTAVATTTPAPVVRTAPPPAVPTPAAAPVTSAPAAPGSVFVQIAAVSHQEDADVLKSALGRRGYKVVERSDANDRLIHVQIGPFTDRKAAEATRQKLLSDGYNAFLK encoded by the coding sequence ATGAGTTCCCTGTTCGATACGGATGACGATCTTTCTCTCCGCACCCGTCGTGGTGCGGAGGATCGCAGCCGTGAGCGCGCCGTCGAGATGGCCGACTCACCTGCAGATCGCGAAGTGACATTGAACACGGGAACCGTGCTGGCGCTGTTCTTTGCGCTGGCACTGATCTGCGCCGTCTTCTTCGGCTTTGGTTACTCCATGGGCCGAAAGTCCACACAAGCTCCGGTGACTGCAGCAAGCTCTTCGACGACCGACAGTTCTGCCGACGATACGGCTTCGCATAACACCGCGTCAGACAAGCCTGCTCCTGGTTCGCCTGCGATTCAACCTGTACCCGGATATATGTCGCAGCAGGAAGCGAACGACGCGAATAGCAAGTCGACGCAGAGTGTTGCGACAGCTCCTGCTCGTCCGGCTGCCGTGGCACCTGCTGCTCCGGCTCCTGCACACACGGCTGTTGCCACGACGACTCCTGCACCTGTCGTGCGGACGGCACCACCTCCTGCAGTTCCCACTCCGGCTGCGGCTCCTGTAACGAGTGCACCCGCTGCGCCTGGCTCAGTGTTTGTTCAGATTGCTGCAGTGTCACACCAGGAAGATGCTGATGTGCTGAAGAGTGCGCTGGGACGTCGTGGATACAAGGTGGTGGAACGCAGCGATGCGAACGATCGCCTGATCCATGTGCAGATTGGTCCATTCACGGATCGCAAGGCCGCAGAAGCCACACGTCAGAAGCTACTGTCAGACGGCTACAACGCATTCCTTAAATAG
- a CDS encoding lysophospholipid acyltransferase family protein, translating into MVITFAGLGIPAGLVLIPWTFLTKKIQPMYRVGKWISAAGIRAAGIKVEQHGRENIPEGAAIFVPNHISNLDPPIMVPLIPGTPSIMLKAELLKIPVLGKAWEMAKFVPVYREGGREAAVRTARYAAEVIRGGLSMLIFAEGTRSKTGRLQAFKAGPFHFAQSTGAPIVPVAIAGTEAMMQKGSSRVYPGVAKVTFLPPVYPADYPNRAEMVAEVRRRIISALPDSMKPLEAE; encoded by the coding sequence ATGGTCATCACGTTCGCCGGACTCGGCATTCCGGCGGGCCTCGTCCTTATCCCATGGACGTTCCTCACCAAGAAAATCCAGCCCATGTATCGCGTGGGCAAATGGATCTCCGCGGCAGGCATCCGCGCAGCGGGAATCAAGGTGGAGCAGCACGGACGCGAAAACATCCCGGAAGGCGCGGCCATCTTCGTACCCAACCATATCTCCAACCTTGATCCACCGATCATGGTGCCGCTCATCCCCGGCACACCCAGCATCATGTTGAAGGCAGAACTTCTCAAAATCCCCGTGCTAGGCAAAGCATGGGAGATGGCGAAGTTTGTTCCGGTCTATCGCGAAGGTGGTCGTGAAGCCGCAGTGCGCACAGCGCGTTACGCGGCTGAGGTCATTCGCGGTGGACTATCGATGCTCATCTTCGCGGAGGGCACACGCTCGAAAACCGGCCGCCTGCAAGCATTCAAGGCAGGCCCATTTCACTTCGCACAATCCACCGGAGCCCCCATCGTCCCGGTAGCGATCGCCGGAACCGAAGCCATGATGCAGAAGGGAAGCTCCAGGGTTTATCCCGGCGTGGCGAAAGTTACCTTCCTGCCGCCGGTGTATCCAGCGGATTATCCCAATCGCGCGGAAATGGTGGCAGAGGTAAGGCGGCGCATCATCAGCGCGCTGCCAGACTCCATGAAGCCATTGGAAGCCGAATAA
- the mpl gene encoding UDP-N-acetylmuramate:L-alanyl-gamma-D-glutamyl-meso-diaminopimelate ligase: MQGTKHIHLIGICGTAMASLAGMLQAQGHRITGSDAAAYPPMSDQLLAMGITPLQPYHEAHLDPTPDLVVIGNAISRGNVELEAVLDRRLPFTSMAALIHDEFLRNREPLVVSGTHGKTTTTSMLAWIYETASKLDTKFTPSFLIGGVAENFGTSFAVRESSPFILEGDEYDTAFFDKGPKFLHYFPSAAILTHVEFDHADIYADLAAVKTAFKRLVNLIPRSGRLIAFDGSENVTECIAKAFCPVERYGFKEGSFWKLTNFQAGAISRWTLLRQGEHFADLELPMAGEHNALNASAAAALAAGQGVPANAIIEALKTFRSVKRRLEVRAEIDGITIIDDFAHHPTAIRETLRALRGSYPGRRLVAVLEPRSNTLRRNVFERELIESLAIADRVVLAEVYQSANIPAEERLHPAAVVGALNIAGIPATLLADADAITTELASSLQSGDVVAILSNGGFGDIYNKLPAALRSR, translated from the coding sequence ATGCAAGGAACGAAACACATCCATCTCATCGGTATCTGCGGCACGGCTATGGCATCACTCGCAGGCATGTTGCAGGCGCAGGGTCACCGCATCACAGGCTCAGATGCAGCAGCCTATCCGCCCATGAGCGACCAGTTGCTAGCTATGGGAATCACACCCCTGCAGCCGTATCACGAAGCGCATCTCGATCCCACACCCGACCTCGTCGTCATCGGCAACGCCATCTCGCGCGGCAATGTTGAACTTGAAGCGGTACTCGATCGCCGCCTGCCATTCACCAGCATGGCCGCACTCATCCACGATGAGTTCCTGCGCAATCGCGAGCCTCTTGTCGTTAGCGGCACCCACGGCAAAACAACCACCACCAGCATGCTCGCGTGGATTTATGAAACTGCATCGAAGCTCGATACGAAGTTCACCCCATCGTTCCTGATCGGTGGAGTCGCAGAAAACTTTGGCACCAGCTTCGCCGTGCGCGAGTCATCACCCTTCATCCTCGAAGGCGATGAGTACGACACAGCCTTTTTCGACAAAGGCCCCAAGTTCCTGCACTACTTCCCATCCGCAGCCATCCTCACGCACGTCGAGTTCGATCACGCTGACATCTATGCTGATCTGGCTGCAGTGAAAACAGCGTTCAAGCGACTCGTAAATCTCATTCCCCGCAGTGGCCGTTTGATCGCGTTTGACGGCAGCGAAAACGTAACCGAGTGCATCGCCAAAGCCTTCTGCCCGGTAGAGCGTTACGGATTCAAAGAAGGTTCGTTCTGGAAACTAACCAACTTCCAGGCCGGAGCCATCTCGCGCTGGACACTGCTACGTCAGGGCGAACACTTCGCAGATCTCGAACTCCCCATGGCAGGCGAACACAATGCGTTGAACGCGTCCGCTGCCGCTGCACTCGCAGCAGGGCAGGGCGTTCCTGCTAATGCGATCATCGAAGCACTGAAGACGTTCCGCAGCGTAAAGCGCCGCCTGGAAGTGCGCGCCGAGATCGATGGCATCACCATCATTGACGACTTCGCACACCACCCCACGGCCATTCGCGAAACGCTGCGAGCCCTGCGCGGATCGTATCCCGGTCGTCGCCTGGTCGCTGTACTCGAGCCGCGTTCCAACACACTGCGCCGCAACGTCTTCGAACGCGAGTTGATCGAAAGCCTGGCCATCGCCGATCGCGTCGTGCTCGCCGAGGTCTATCAGTCCGCAAACATTCCTGCGGAGGAACGCCTTCATCCTGCAGCCGTCGTCGGTGCATTGAATATCGCAGGCATACCCGCCACATTGTTGGCGGATGCAGATGCCATCACCACGGAGCTCGCATCTTCGCTGCAAAGTGGCGATGTCGTAGCTATCCTTTCTAACGGTGGTTTCGGCGACATTTACAACAAGTTGCCCGCAGCCCTGAGGTCTCGTTAA
- a CDS encoding S66 peptidase family protein has protein sequence MIRPARLKPGARVAIVSPASTPKEPLVRLGMERFASLRYEPVLFPSALASGPLYYAGDVASRVKDLHDAFSDPSIEAIICTRGGWGTAELLPHLDADLVKANPKPFIGFSDHTTLHLWFAQTCGLHTFYGPMISPDFARGDVLADGVDLHSWRHALEQTQPWSLTEREGMRVLRSGDAVEGTLYGGCLALLTESLGTPWAMQMPEGDIILFVEEVGTHPYQWDRMMLHLQYAGLLDRVKGIVFGDMSQCAADAEEAALIEKALLHNLRNWNGPIAIGLQCGHVNAPNVTLPLGVKVRLTCADAAKLQILESAVE, from the coding sequence GTGATTCGTCCTGCACGATTGAAGCCCGGCGCTCGCGTTGCCATCGTGTCGCCTGCCAGCACACCAAAAGAACCACTGGTGCGACTCGGCATGGAGCGTTTCGCATCGCTTCGTTATGAGCCGGTGCTGTTCCCATCTGCACTCGCCTCCGGTCCGCTCTATTACGCAGGCGATGTCGCCTCCCGCGTGAAAGACCTCCACGACGCTTTCAGTGATCCCTCAATCGAGGCCATCATCTGCACACGCGGCGGTTGGGGGACGGCAGAGCTTCTGCCGCATCTCGACGCAGACTTGGTCAAAGCAAACCCGAAGCCCTTCATCGGCTTCAGCGACCACACCACGCTGCACTTATGGTTCGCACAGACCTGCGGCCTGCACACGTTCTACGGGCCCATGATCTCGCCAGACTTCGCACGCGGCGACGTCCTCGCAGACGGCGTCGATCTGCACTCATGGCGTCATGCACTCGAGCAGACACAACCCTGGTCGCTGACCGAGCGCGAAGGCATGCGTGTCTTGCGCAGTGGTGACGCAGTGGAAGGCACGCTCTACGGTGGATGCCTCGCACTGCTGACTGAATCTCTCGGAACACCATGGGCCATGCAAATGCCCGAAGGTGACATCATCCTCTTCGTAGAAGAAGTCGGCACGCACCCTTATCAGTGGGATCGCATGATGTTGCATCTGCAATACGCTGGCCTGCTTGATCGCGTGAAGGGCATCGTCTTTGGCGACATGTCACAATGCGCAGCCGATGCAGAAGAAGCCGCTCTGATTGAAAAAGCATTGCTGCACAATCTTCGCAACTGGAACGGCCCAATCGCTATCGGTCTGCAATGCGGCCATGTGAATGCGCCCAACGTGACGTTACCGCTGGGCGTGAAGGTACGCCTCACATGCGCCGACGCGGCAAAGTTGCAGATATTGGAATCAGCGGTGGAGTAA
- the dapF gene encoding diaminopimelate epimerase has protein sequence MIPFVKAHACGNDFLVVEETLANGKHAQMARLLCSRNYSVGADGVEFLERRSDGSFFLRLFNADGSEAELSGNGTRCVAAWLGFSEGLRETKMGTPGGEKICRVIECNEEHFLIETSMGIPKVEERVVHVEGVGDIAGAVVDVGNPHFVIFTNDGTFASHGLTWEDLGARICTHKDFPKGTNVEFVRVIAPNEIAFRIFERGVGPTQSSGTGTSASSAASIVLRGCNRTLDASSLGGAQRVVWNEGEQLMLTGPAQIVCKGEVSLQGIEA, from the coding sequence GTGATTCCGTTTGTAAAGGCGCATGCGTGCGGCAATGATTTCTTAGTCGTCGAAGAGACGCTTGCCAATGGCAAACATGCGCAGATGGCGCGCCTGCTGTGCTCGCGCAATTACAGCGTCGGCGCGGACGGTGTGGAGTTCCTCGAACGCAGGTCTGATGGCTCTTTCTTCCTGCGTCTCTTCAATGCAGACGGCTCGGAAGCAGAACTCTCCGGCAACGGCACACGTTGTGTGGCTGCATGGCTCGGCTTCAGCGAAGGTCTTCGTGAAACAAAGATGGGCACACCGGGCGGCGAAAAAATCTGCCGCGTCATCGAGTGCAACGAAGAACACTTCCTCATTGAAACGTCCATGGGGATTCCCAAAGTGGAAGAGCGCGTCGTTCACGTGGAAGGCGTTGGCGACATAGCGGGCGCAGTGGTCGACGTAGGCAATCCTCACTTCGTCATCTTCACCAACGACGGAACCTTCGCCTCGCACGGCCTCACCTGGGAAGACCTCGGCGCACGCATCTGCACGCACAAGGACTTCCCCAAAGGAACCAACGTAGAGTTTGTGCGAGTGATCGCGCCGAACGAAATCGCATTCCGCATCTTCGAACGCGGCGTTGGCCCAACGCAATCGTCCGGAACGGGCACATCAGCATCGTCTGCAGCCAGCATCGTTCTGCGCGGATGCAACCGCACACTCGATGCGTCGTCACTCGGTGGTGCCCAGCGAGTCGTATGGAACGAAGGCGAACAGTTAATGCTCACTGGCCCGGCACAGATTGTCTGCAAAGGCGAGGTCAGCCTGCAGGGGATAGAAGCGTGA
- a CDS encoding PfkB family carbohydrate kinase encodes MSIVVVGSVAFDTLTTPKEHRARIQGGAAYHFAQSARFFTDVKVIGVVGNDFTAEHEATLTKRGIDTTGIEHADGLSFHWTGEYKGAMSEAITLNTELNVFGSFDPKVPESYKSSDYLFLANIEPTLQLRVRQQFPNAKLVAGDTMNYWIADHKANLLKTIAELDVLVINDGEARLLTGEHNLVTAAKKVMEMGPKSLVIKHGEYGATAFFCDRSFPGAMNTVPFRAPALPIEEVVDPTGAGDMFAGGFFGYIASQPELTPRVFRTALFYGGVMGSFAVEKFGSERVQELMREEIEARFKLFREISHLDLDAA; translated from the coding sequence ATGTCCATTGTTGTTGTCGGTTCCGTTGCTTTCGACACGCTGACCACGCCCAAAGAGCATCGTGCTCGTATTCAAGGCGGGGCAGCTTACCATTTTGCTCAGAGTGCTCGTTTCTTCACTGACGTGAAGGTCATCGGAGTCGTAGGCAACGACTTCACCGCAGAGCATGAAGCAACTCTCACTAAGCGCGGCATCGACACCACCGGCATCGAGCACGCAGACGGCCTCTCCTTCCACTGGACCGGAGAATACAAAGGCGCCATGAGCGAAGCCATCACGCTCAACACAGAGCTGAATGTCTTCGGCAGCTTCGATCCCAAGGTCCCCGAGAGCTACAAGTCCTCCGACTATCTCTTTCTCGCCAACATCGAACCCACGCTGCAACTCCGCGTGCGCCAGCAGTTCCCGAACGCAAAGCTCGTCGCAGGCGACACCATGAACTACTGGATCGCCGACCACAAGGCCAACCTGCTCAAGACCATCGCAGAGCTTGACGTGCTCGTCATCAACGACGGCGAAGCCCGCCTGCTCACGGGCGAACACAACCTCGTCACCGCCGCAAAGAAGGTGATGGAGATGGGCCCCAAGTCGCTCGTCATCAAGCATGGTGAATACGGCGCAACGGCCTTTTTCTGCGACCGCTCTTTCCCAGGCGCGATGAACACCGTGCCCTTCCGCGCACCCGCACTGCCCATTGAAGAAGTGGTAGACCCCACAGGCGCAGGCGACATGTTCGCCGGCGGATTCTTCGGTTACATCGCATCGCAGCCGGAACTCACACCTCGCGTCTTCCGCACCGCATTGTTCTACGGCGGCGTGATGGGTTCATTCGCTGTAGAAAAGTTTGGGTCCGAACGCGTGCAGGAACTCATGCGCGAAGAGATCGAAGCACGCTTTAAACTGTTCCGCGAAATCTCGCACCTGGATCTCGATGCCGCGTAA